A DNA window from Syntrophorhabdaceae bacterium contains the following coding sequences:
- a CDS encoding zinc ribbon domain-containing protein, producing the protein MPIYEYKCTKCGKTFEIFQKIADDPLSECRACGGTLAKLISQCSFHLKGTGWYVTDYKKPVDSVGGKHKEKKEESAAETVTETKTETVTETKTKTETTSAGQTGG; encoded by the coding sequence ATGCCTATCTACGAGTACAAGTGCACAAAGTGCGGAAAGACTTTTGAGATATTTCAAAAGATCGCGGATGACCCTCTGTCCGAATGCCGCGCCTGCGGGGGCACGCTTGCGAAGCTGATTTCCCAGTGCTCTTTCCATCTGAAGGGTACAGGGTGGTATGTAACCGATTATAAAAAGCCCGTGGATTCCGTCGGGGGCAAGCACAAGGAGAAAAAGGAAGAATCAGCCGCTGAAACAGTCACGGAGACAAAGACGGAGACTGTAACGGAAACTAAAACTAAAACCGAGACGACAAGCGCGGGACAGACTG